A genomic segment from Diospyros lotus cultivar Yz01 chromosome 5, ASM1463336v1, whole genome shotgun sequence encodes:
- the LOC127802815 gene encoding protein DMR6-LIKE OXYGENASE 2-like has translation MGDVDPAFIQAAEHRPKLSFTEAQGIPLIDLNSSSYAATEDLVAEIGAACKNWGFFQVINHGVPPETRRKLEAAATRFFAQPPEEKRKVRRDEANPQGYYDTELTKNVRDWKEVLDLTVKNPTIIPASIDPADGELRQLVNRWPENLPELREAFEEYAGEMEKLSHKLLRLISLSLGLQENRLSGFFNDQTSYIRLNHYPPCPIPQLALGVGRHKDGGALTVLVQDEVGGLEVKRKADGEWVRVRPTPEAFIINVGDIIQVWSNEEYESVEHRVMVNSEKERFSIPFFFNPDHSVMVEPLKELVTEQSPAKYRPYNWGKFIANRKLSNFKNLGVDNVQIHHFRIQE, from the exons ATGGGAGATGTGGATCCCGCTTTCATCCAAGCAGCCGAACACAGGCCCAAGCTGTCCTTCACTGAAGCCCAAGGCATCCCACTCATCGACCTCAACAGCAGCAGCTACGCCGCCACGGAAGATCTGGTGGCGGAGATTGGGGCCGCCTGCAAGAACTGGGGGTTCTTCCAGGTGATCAACCATGGGGTGCCGCCGGAGACGCGCCGGAAGCTGGAGGCGGCGGCCACGAGGTTCTTCGCACAGCCGCCGGAGGAGAAGAGGAAGGTGAGGAGAGACGAGGCGAATCCGCAGGGTTACTATGACACTGAGCTCACCAAGAATGTCCGCGACTGGAAGGAGGTGCTTGATCTCACTGTCAAGAACCCTACTATTATTCCAGCTTCGATTGATCCCGCCGACGGAGAGCTCCGCCAGCTGGTTAACAGATGGCCGGAGAATCTTCCTGAGTTGAG GGAGGCGTTTGAAGAATATGCTGGCGAAATGGAGAAACTGTCCCACAAGCTACTCCGACTCATCTCCCTGAGCCTGGGCTTGCAGGAGAATCGCCTGAGCGGCTTCTTCAACGACCAGACGAGCTACATCCGGCTGAACCACTACCCGCCTTGCCCAATCCCCCAGCTGGCGCTGGGCGTCGGCCGCCACAAGGACGGCGGCGCTTTGACCGTCCTCGTCCAGGACGAAGTCGGAGGGCTGGAAGTGAAGCGGAAGGCCGACGGCGAATGGGTCCGAGTCCGGCCGACCCCCGAGGCTTTCATCATCAACGTGGGCGACATCATTCAGGTGTGGAGCAACGAGGAGTACGAGAGTGTGGAGCACAGAGTGATGGTGAATTCGGAGAAGGAGAGGTTTTCGATTCCGTTCTTCTTCAATCCCGACCACAGTGTGATGGTGGAACCATTGAAGGAGCTGGTGACGGAGCAAAGCCCCGCGAAGTACAGGCCCTACAACTGGGGTAAGTTCATTGCCAACAGGAAGCTCAGTAACTTCAAGAACCTTGGCGTCGACAATGTCCAAATCCATCATTTCAGGATCCAGGAGTGA